A genomic region of Desulfosarcina ovata subsp. ovata contains the following coding sequences:
- a CDS encoding alpha-ketoacid dehydrogenase subunit beta, whose amino-acid sequence MQSFGMGQAINQALREEMLRDAGVFLAGEGVGVGIHSSPMLPTAGLLDAFGAGRVKDTPVSEAAIAGLAVGASVAGLRPVVEIMFNPFFTLASDMIVNHAAKLRYLSGGKSAFPLVVRIKSGAGFGAGCQHSHNLEAWAAHCPGLKVVMPSTPADAKGLLKSAIRDPDPVVFIEDMMLYFVPGPVPETDYLIPIGQADVKRQGNDVTVVTWSKMVGVALKAADQIAREGIDLEVVDLRTLVPMDKKTLIESVRKTGRLVVLHEATRTGGFAGEVAAVVMEAAFDHLKAPLRRVTGPDIPVPASPPLERFYIPSEDDLIAAVKEIVR is encoded by the coding sequence ATGCAGTCATTTGGAATGGGACAGGCCATCAATCAGGCACTCAGAGAAGAAATGCTGCGGGACGCCGGTGTGTTCCTGGCCGGAGAGGGCGTCGGGGTGGGCATCCACAGCAGCCCGATGCTTCCCACCGCCGGCTTGTTGGACGCGTTTGGCGCCGGACGGGTGAAGGACACTCCCGTTTCGGAGGCGGCCATCGCAGGACTGGCCGTCGGGGCATCCGTGGCCGGGCTGCGACCGGTGGTGGAAATTATGTTCAATCCCTTTTTTACCTTGGCTTCGGACATGATCGTCAATCATGCAGCCAAGCTGCGCTACCTATCCGGAGGCAAATCCGCTTTTCCACTCGTCGTACGCATCAAAAGCGGTGCCGGATTCGGTGCCGGCTGTCAGCATTCACATAACCTGGAAGCGTGGGCGGCGCACTGCCCGGGGCTGAAAGTCGTCATGCCCTCAACGCCGGCCGATGCCAAGGGACTTCTCAAGTCCGCTATCCGGGATCCCGACCCCGTTGTTTTTATCGAGGACATGATGCTTTATTTTGTGCCCGGTCCGGTTCCGGAAACGGACTATCTCATCCCCATCGGACAGGCCGATGTCAAGCGCCAGGGAAACGATGTGACCGTGGTGACGTGGTCCAAAATGGTGGGGGTGGCCCTGAAGGCGGCTGATCAGATCGCACGCGAGGGCATTGACCTGGAAGTCGTGGATCTGCGCACCCTTGTTCCGATGGATAAAAAGACGCTCATTGAGTCTGTTCGCAAGACCGGCCGCCTGGTCGTGCTGCATGAGGCCACGCGAACCGGCGGATTTGCCGGGGAGGTGGCCGCTGTGGTGATGGAAGCGGCATTTGATCATTTAAAAGCGCCGCTCCGGCGGGTGACCGGGCCGGACATCCCTGTTCCGGCCAGTCCGCCACTGGAGCGCTTTTACATCCCCAGTGAGGACGACCTGATTGCGGCGGTCAAGGAAATCGTTCGGTAG
- a CDS encoding thiamine pyrophosphate-dependent dehydrogenase E1 component subunit alpha, which produces MQISRQKKMEMLRSLLLSRRFEEELTELCKIEHKIPGMMILCTGQEAVGAGVCAALQPEDVIVTNHRSHSHLLAKGADPNALMAEILGKRTGCNKGKSGTLHMAVPEVNALCTTTVVGGGPPIAVGIGFAQQYRQEERVTVCFIGDGAANEGSVHEALNLASVWALPVIFVCENNRYAGAQRYEEHTKAPNIADRAAGYAIPGVVVDGNDALAVYRSALDARARAVNGDGPTLIEYKTYRWRGHGEADCQLYQPKDEIAAWQAMCPIPKLRGDMLAQGVISEDELREMETRIDAVVKDAVRFAEKSPYPEPNEALEDVFAGS; this is translated from the coding sequence ATGCAGATATCCCGGCAGAAGAAAATGGAAATGCTCCGGTCGTTGCTGCTTTCTCGACGGTTCGAGGAGGAGCTGACGGAACTGTGTAAAATCGAGCATAAAATTCCAGGCATGATGATTCTGTGTACCGGTCAGGAGGCCGTCGGTGCGGGCGTTTGTGCGGCACTTCAACCGGAGGATGTGATCGTTACCAACCACCGCAGTCACAGTCACCTGCTGGCCAAAGGGGCTGACCCGAACGCGTTGATGGCCGAAATCCTCGGTAAGCGGACCGGTTGCAACAAGGGAAAAAGCGGAACGCTGCACATGGCGGTTCCCGAGGTCAATGCCCTGTGTACCACCACCGTGGTCGGCGGCGGACCGCCCATCGCCGTCGGCATTGGCTTTGCCCAGCAGTACCGGCAGGAAGAGCGGGTAACCGTCTGTTTTATCGGTGATGGCGCAGCCAACGAGGGGTCCGTTCACGAAGCGCTGAATCTTGCGAGTGTCTGGGCCCTTCCGGTGATCTTCGTGTGCGAGAACAATCGTTACGCCGGTGCCCAGCGATATGAAGAACACACCAAGGCCCCGAACATCGCCGACCGGGCAGCCGGTTACGCCATCCCCGGTGTTGTGGTCGATGGCAATGACGCGCTGGCGGTATACCGATCGGCCCTGGACGCACGGGCGCGTGCCGTGAACGGCGACGGACCCACGCTGATTGAATACAAGACCTACCGCTGGCGGGGCCATGGCGAAGCGGATTGCCAACTCTATCAGCCCAAGGATGAGATCGCGGCATGGCAGGCCATGTGCCCCATTCCTAAACTGCGCGGCGATATGCTGGCCCAGGGGGTGATCAGTGAAGACGAATTGCGGGAGATGGAAACCCGCATCGATGCCGTTGTTAAAGATGCCGTGCGCTTTGCAGAAAAGAGCCCTTATCCCGAGCCGAACGAGGCCCTGGAGGATGTATTCGCGGGATCGTGA
- a CDS encoding DUF3786 domain-containing protein, translating into MPHINNPMEIYKLLNGSNCRECNEKTCLAFAVAVFKEKKSIDACPYLDKEVIDRYGGAVEKPNTIDEYKAEAIEQLKQKISSIDLSEAAKRLGTRFSNNKLTIKILGKDFSVDPKGNISSEIHINAYMVVPVLNHLLNGSGKSPDGNWITFRELNGGPSRYAHFQQCCEKPLKQVADTYPDLFKDMLEIFDGKQIVSHIDSDVSIVLHPLPLFPIMVCYWKPEDDLESDLHIYFDSTSDDHLDIESIYTLNEGLVLMFKKIALRHGS; encoded by the coding sequence ATGCCACATATCAATAACCCTATGGAAATCTACAAATTGTTGAATGGTTCCAACTGTAGAGAATGTAATGAAAAAACCTGCCTGGCATTTGCAGTGGCCGTGTTTAAGGAAAAAAAATCGATAGATGCGTGTCCGTATTTGGATAAAGAGGTGATTGACCGGTATGGGGGGGCAGTTGAGAAACCCAACACCATTGATGAATATAAAGCCGAAGCCATTGAACAACTAAAACAAAAGATATCTTCAATTGATCTTTCCGAAGCGGCGAAACGCCTGGGAACCCGGTTTTCCAACAACAAACTGACCATAAAAATTTTGGGTAAGGATTTCAGTGTTGATCCCAAGGGCAACATATCCTCTGAAATTCATATCAACGCGTATATGGTCGTGCCGGTATTGAACCATCTTTTGAACGGATCGGGAAAATCTCCGGACGGGAATTGGATCACATTCCGGGAGTTGAATGGCGGGCCTTCCCGATATGCTCATTTTCAACAATGTTGTGAAAAACCACTAAAACAGGTTGCTGATACCTATCCGGATCTTTTTAAAGATATGCTGGAAATTTTCGATGGAAAACAAATTGTCAGTCATATCGATTCAGATGTTTCAATTGTTTTGCATCCCTTGCCGCTTTTCCCCATAATGGTTTGCTACTGGAAACCGGAAGATGACCTTGAGTCCGATCTTCACATCTATTTTGATTCTACATCCGACGATCATCTTGACATTGAATCCATCTATACACTTAACGAAGGTCTGGTCTTGATGTTTAAGAAGATCGCCTTGCGGCATGGTTCGTAA
- a CDS encoding cytochrome c3 family protein produces MARLTPSPETNPHLNPHESHVRQFQCRACHHMHKESESIGIPIF; encoded by the coding sequence ATGGCCAGGTTGACGCCTTCTCCTGAGACCAATCCACATCTAAACCCCCACGAATCGCACGTTAGGCAATTTCAGTGTCGCGCTTGCCACCACATGCATAAGGAATCAGAGAGTATAGGGATTCCCATTTTTTAG